In Calderihabitans maritimus, a genomic segment contains:
- the nadC gene encoding carboxylating nicotinate-nucleotide diphosphorylase: MDIDKLYLSRIVRQALSEDLGTGDITTDSIVPGDRSGTAEIVAREQGLIAGMPVAEAVFEVLSGEVSFAARVEEGEWVEKGQVLAGLTGPVRAILKGERVALNFLQHLSGIATETARFVAAVNGFPARIVDTRKTTPGLRLLEKYAVRVGGGYNHRFGLYDAVLIKDNHIKAAGSISQAVSLVRQRVSPFVKIEVEVESLDQVREALNSGVDVIMLDNMSLEEMKTAVNMVAGKALVEASGGITLERVRQVAATGVDLISIGALTHSFKVLDISLELI; the protein is encoded by the coding sequence TTGGATATTGATAAACTTTATTTGAGTCGCATTGTCCGGCAGGCCCTGAGCGAAGACCTGGGTACCGGCGATATTACCACCGACAGCATCGTACCCGGAGATCGCAGCGGTACCGCGGAAATAGTGGCCAGGGAGCAGGGATTAATAGCCGGGATGCCGGTAGCGGAAGCAGTTTTTGAGGTTTTGTCCGGGGAAGTATCGTTTGCAGCCAGAGTAGAGGAAGGAGAATGGGTGGAGAAGGGGCAGGTGCTGGCAGGTTTGACCGGACCGGTCCGGGCCATTCTCAAGGGAGAACGGGTGGCCCTCAACTTTCTGCAGCACCTGTCCGGTATTGCTACCGAAACGGCCCGGTTTGTGGCGGCGGTAAATGGATTCCCCGCCCGGATTGTAGATACCAGAAAGACCACGCCCGGCCTGCGCCTCCTGGAAAAATACGCCGTGCGCGTGGGGGGAGGATACAATCACCGTTTTGGCCTATATGACGCGGTGCTTATCAAAGACAATCATATCAAAGCCGCCGGGAGTATCTCTCAGGCGGTATCCCTTGTACGGCAGCGGGTTTCCCCCTTCGTCAAAATAGAAGTGGAAGTGGAAAGCCTGGATCAGGTCCGAGAGGCCCTGAATTCCGGGGTGGATGTCATTATGCTGGACAACATGTCCCTGGAAGAAATGAAAACCGCGGTAAATATGGTTGCCGGCAAAGCCCTGGTAGAAGCGTCGGGGGGAATTACCCTGGAGCGGGTGAGACAGGTCGCCGCCACTGGGGTGGACCTGATTTCCATAGGTGCCCTCACCCACAGCTTCAAGGTGCTGGACATCAGCCTTGAGCTCATTTGA
- a CDS encoding YveK family protein, whose product MLEEHVWEQEIDLRDYILVLWRWKSFIIALFIVAVIAAAGGSMLMTPVYEVSATLALGTYNDPVYTNPISVREILTSDDTLRTVVDRLGLEVTAEEMPAFKNTISISEIKNTRFLEIKVLHEDPFTARAIIKEMVNVFREKSLQTYEAERRLLEEHLKTLEENLRETEQSITAFKESLRKMDGDSKINDVEKEVQRNNLLLYIGNAELNRINLMNAYRSAEKQLLDLQPARLVEEPSIPVNPVKPRKVLNVAIAGVLSLMVGVFLAFVLEYFKNNPLTAEELKQASGKA is encoded by the coding sequence GTGTTGGAAGAACACGTCTGGGAGCAGGAAATTGACTTGAGAGACTATATACTGGTCTTGTGGCGCTGGAAGTCATTTATCATAGCTCTTTTCATTGTCGCCGTGATTGCAGCCGCCGGGGGCAGCATGTTGATGACACCGGTGTACGAGGTATCCGCCACCCTAGCCCTGGGCACTTACAACGACCCGGTTTATACCAACCCTATCAGCGTACGAGAGATACTTACCAGCGACGATACCCTGAGAACGGTTGTAGACCGGCTGGGGCTGGAGGTAACGGCGGAAGAAATGCCGGCTTTTAAAAATACTATATCTATAAGTGAGATCAAGAATACAAGATTTCTTGAAATCAAAGTGCTCCACGAGGACCCGTTCACGGCCAGGGCCATTATCAAAGAGATGGTGAACGTTTTCCGGGAAAAGAGCCTGCAGACCTACGAGGCGGAGCGCAGGCTGCTGGAGGAACACCTGAAAACGCTGGAGGAGAATCTCCGGGAGACGGAGCAGAGCATTACCGCCTTTAAGGAAAGCCTGCGCAAAATGGATGGCGACTCAAAGATTAATGACGTAGAGAAGGAAGTGCAGCGCAATAACCTGCTGCTGTACATCGGAAACGCTGAGCTTAACCGCATAAATCTAATGAATGCCTACCGGAGTGCCGAGAAACAGCTACTGGACCTCCAGCCTGCCCGCCTGGTGGAAGAACCTTCCATCCCGGTAAATCCGGTCAAACCCAGAAAGGTGCTTAACGTTGCCATCGCCGGCGTACTCAGCCTGATGGTGGGAGTGTTCCTGGCCTTTGTCCTTGAATACTTCAAAAACAATCCCCTAACAGCGGAAGAACTCAAGCAGGCTTCCGGTAAAGCCTGA
- a CDS encoding nucleotidyltransferase family protein: MVTQEKLELYRAGWQEYKKKKKQDLEKRFQEARQRAHLAADHLKKHYNCNVYLFGSLLSSDKFLEHSDIDMAISGLDERVNFWRLYSEVMDILAPFDFDLIELENIDVEAREEILKEAIEL; this comes from the coding sequence ATGGTTACCCAAGAGAAATTAGAGCTATACCGGGCCGGATGGCAGGAATACAAGAAAAAGAAAAAGCAAGATCTGGAAAAACGTTTCCAGGAGGCCCGTCAGCGGGCCCACCTGGCTGCCGATCACCTCAAAAAACATTATAACTGCAATGTCTATCTTTTTGGTTCGCTCCTGAGCAGCGACAAGTTTCTGGAGCATTCGGACATAGATATGGCCATATCGGGTCTGGATGAACGGGTCAATTTCTGGCGGTTGTATTCGGAAGTCATGGACATCCTGGCGCCGTTTGATTTCGATTTGATTGAACTGGAAAACATTGATGTTGAAGCAAGGGAAGAAATTCTTAAGGAGGCGATAGAGTTATGA